In a single window of the Drosophila miranda strain MSH22 chromosome XL, D.miranda_PacBio2.1, whole genome shotgun sequence genome:
- the LOC108151397 gene encoding uncharacterized protein LOC108151397 has product MLRLPAVCVQQLRCNQLITDPMPQSSLPVSPKDIRSRGPVVETYEGKQKNPDDAVLPMPPHKLPLDLLGDLARLGQSMLNLKEIIQQQKFDFKEALMMGKDNFKEEFQKKTESGIFKMQNGIKNAIDLLKRGF; this is encoded by the coding sequence ATGCTGCGCCTTCCAGCTGTTTGTGTTCAGCAGCTGCGCTGTAACCAACTTATTACCGATCCCATGCCACAGAGCTCTTTGCCCGTGTCGCCCAAGGACATACGCTCTCGTGGGCCAGTTGTCGAGACGTATGAGGGCAAGCAAAAAAACCCAGACGATGCCGTGCTGCCGATGCCTCCTCACAAACTCCCCCTGGACCTATTGGGGGATTTGGCTAGGCTTGGGCAAAGCATGCTGAATCTGAAGGAGATAATACAGCAACAGAAGTTCGATTTCAAAGAGGCACTGATGATGGGAAAGGATAACTTCAAAGAAGAGTTTCAGAAGAAAACGGAGAGTGGGATTTTCAAGATGCAGAATGGCATTAAGAATGCCATTGATTTATTGAAGCGGGGTTTCTAA
- the LOC108151534 gene encoding uncharacterized protein LOC108151534 isoform X2 encodes MPKYSRIFKQALMMSSSSESTNDSTIDEFEGSKLDPQANSLKVSVISEKSQAENEDYKLDAKPPVFKEKTEFPLKMPLKRRISLQYLEKHMVYRLNKRLKEVLSEVKSIGRFAVDDQPQPLAVDTCDASERNLEHTAEVGSNALVPIADGQEEPPLVTTFVQKVINLVSRLIGSHIYTCLLVLFLIVIVLFFYKDEIWGPSTAEGRYQAKMQNSGPGLKILFFLLHQFDENFF; translated from the exons ATGCCGAAATATTCTCGTATTTTCAAACAGGC GCTGATGATGTCATCATCTTCAGAATCAACCAATGACTCCACCATCGATGAGTTCGAAGGTTCTAAATTAGATCCACAAGCGAATTCTCTAAAGGTATCGGTCATTAGTGAGAAGTCCCAGGCTGAAAACGAAGATTACAAGTTGGATGCAAAGCCACCGGTCTTTAAGGAGAAGACCGAGTTTCCATTGAAAATGCCCCTGAAACGACGGATATCATTGCAATATTTGGAGAAGCACATGGTGTACCGTCTGAATAAGCGACTGAAGGAAGTTCTCTCAGAGGTTAAATCTATCGGCCGTTTCGCAGTTGATGATCAGCCCCAGCCCCTGGCAGTGGATACGTGCGATGCTTCTGAAAGAAATCTCGAACATACAGCTGAGGTTGGATCAAACGCCCTTGTCCCCATTGCTGACGGGCAAGAGGAGCCCCCACTTGTAACAACTTTCGTCCAAAAAGTTATTAACCTAGTTTCACGGCTGATCGGTTCTCATATTTATACATGTCTCCTGGTGCTGTTCCTGATCGTTATTGTCTTGTTCTTTTACAAGGATGAAATCTGGGGGCCCAGCACTGCGGAGGGACGCTACCAGGCCAAGATGCAGAATTCGGGTCCGGGACTTAAAATCTTGTTCTTTCTACTGCATCAATTCGATGAAAATTTTTTCTAA
- the LOC108151534 gene encoding uncharacterized protein LOC108151534 isoform X1: MPKYSRIFKQASFAYRLMMSSSSESTNDSTIDEFEGSKLDPQANSLKVSVISEKSQAENEDYKLDAKPPVFKEKTEFPLKMPLKRRISLQYLEKHMVYRLNKRLKEVLSEVKSIGRFAVDDQPQPLAVDTCDASERNLEHTAEVGSNALVPIADGQEEPPLVTTFVQKVINLVSRLIGSHIYTCLLVLFLIVIVLFFYKDEIWGPSTAEGRYQAKMQNSGPGLKILFFLLHQFDENFF, translated from the exons ATGCCGAAATATTCTCGTATTTTCAAACAGGC TTCCTTTGCTTACAGGCTGATGATGTCATCATCTTCAGAATCAACCAATGACTCCACCATCGATGAGTTCGAAGGTTCTAAATTAGATCCACAAGCGAATTCTCTAAAGGTATCGGTCATTAGTGAGAAGTCCCAGGCTGAAAACGAAGATTACAAGTTGGATGCAAAGCCACCGGTCTTTAAGGAGAAGACCGAGTTTCCATTGAAAATGCCCCTGAAACGACGGATATCATTGCAATATTTGGAGAAGCACATGGTGTACCGTCTGAATAAGCGACTGAAGGAAGTTCTCTCAGAGGTTAAATCTATCGGCCGTTTCGCAGTTGATGATCAGCCCCAGCCCCTGGCAGTGGATACGTGCGATGCTTCTGAAAGAAATCTCGAACATACAGCTGAGGTTGGATCAAACGCCCTTGTCCCCATTGCTGACGGGCAAGAGGAGCCCCCACTTGTAACAACTTTCGTCCAAAAAGTTATTAACCTAGTTTCACGGCTGATCGGTTCTCATATTTATACATGTCTCCTGGTGCTGTTCCTGATCGTTATTGTCTTGTTCTTTTACAAGGATGAAATCTGGGGGCCCAGCACTGCGGAGGGACGCTACCAGGCCAAGATGCAGAATTCGGGTCCGGGACTTAAAATCTTGTTCTTTCTACTGCATCAATTCGATGAAAATTTTTTCTAA
- the LOC108164592 gene encoding LOW QUALITY PROTEIN: uncharacterized protein LOC108164592 (The sequence of the model RefSeq protein was modified relative to this genomic sequence to represent the inferred CDS: substituted 1 base at 1 genomic stop codon), translating to MAFSIVSRNILRTSREILERNMAATVGALQQQLTAASLPPSPTHSDCHRLLLVTGGNGAHPLLWQMPTAVVQAVRKYSKKSAGAARLRREEESDSDADSDDEFEQRRQKTSSKRSERGDSAFWRRKMRTLHRIMDVNHDGVISFDDFSLLAKRFNDLGHLTPEVAAEFNDVIKQTWEEQFGEITPYNLVTAEQFLADLHHRLNDKKMAKRIGRFLPYLFKAVDFDHTGHLDLEQYKLFFRCLGLTEDDAAVSFAVIDKNGDGQLSLKEFVHLGRQFFLTEDDTKISKMFWGPLVADHXRVAVTAVEYSHKQQQNVRQHHVHDARYKNEPMLPQTTTTTKTTTISHQSLPTRVQVVRGSWPYLQHVAPHTNSNNRNNNSNNNNTIIIRNMSIYDYLRQEWNQTGKRYRRQSESDEDPTPSPKVRKHNYSNYYQRREQEREWESNGGTGNKNSVEDYDIRFFFYLNSLILFTVSCRKYEGDDLKHFIVERIRKFDRVRRKARKRRKRRPKQMLAAEQLPSCEHASPVRPLIIAIPP from the exons atggcCTTTTCTATTGTTAGCCGCAACATTTTGCGCACTTCGAGGGAAATTCTGGAACGAAATATGGCCGCAACGGTCGGTGCACTCCAGCAGCAACTGACCGCCGCCTCCCTGCCGCCCTCACCCACACACAGCGATTGCCAT CGCCTTCTACTCGTAACTGGTGGAAATGGAGCCCACCCGCTGCTGTGGCAAATGCCAACAGCCGTGGTCCAGGCCGTGCGCAAATATTCAAAGAAATCCGCCGGAGCGGCCCGTCTACGCCGCGAGGAGGAGAGCGACAGCGATGCAGACTCGGATGATGAATTTGAGCAGCGCCGCCAGAAGACAAGCTCCAAGAGAAGCGAGCGG GGTGATTCGGCCTTCTGGCGCCGCAAAATGCGCACTCTACATCGCATCATGGACGTGAACCATGACGGCGTCATCTCGTTCGATGATTTCAGTTTGCTGGCCAAACGATTCAACGATCTGGGACACCTGACGCCCGAGGTGGCTGCCGAATTCAATGACGTGATCAAGCAGACCTGGGAGGAGCAGTTCGGGGAGATAACCCCATACAATCTGGTGACTGCTGAACAGTTTCTGGCCGATTTGCATCATCGTCTCAACGACAAGAAGATGGCCAAGCGCATTGGACGCTTTCTGCCCTACTTGTTTAAG GCTGTGGACTTTGATCACACTGGCCATCTGGATCTCGAACAATACAAGCTCTTCTTCCGCTGTCTGGGACTGACCGAAGACGATGCTGCCGTTTCCTTTGCTGTGATAGACAAGAACGGCGATGGCCAATTGTCGCTCAAGGAGTTTGTGCACTTGGGCCGTCAGTTCTTCCTAACCGAGGACGATACAAAGATATCGAAGATGTTCTGGGGACCGCTGGTTGCTGATCATTGACGTGTTGCAGTCACTGCTGTAGAATACTCAcataaacaacaacaaaatgtgAGACAACATCATGTTCACGATGCACGATACAAAAATGAGCCAATGCTGCcccaaacaacaacaacaacaaagacaacgacaattagccaTCAGTCGTTGCCAACACGCGTGCAGGTGGTACGCGGCAGTTGGCCCTATCTACAGCATGTGGCGCCTCATACAAACAGCAACAAtcgaaacaacaacagcaacaacaacaatacgATCATTATAAGGAACATGAGCATTTACGACTATTTACGGCAAGAGTGGAACCAGACAGGCAAGCGCTATCGTCGGCAATCGGAGAGCGATGAGGATCCAACGCCCAGTCCCAAAGTGCGAAAACACAACTACAGCAACTATTATCAGAGGAGGGAGCAGGAGCGCGAATGGGAGAGTAATGGTGGGACAGGAAATAAGAATTCAGTGGAGGACTATGATATAAGATTTTTTTTCTACCTTAATTCGCTAATACTATTCACGGTATCGTGCCGCAAGTACGAGGGCGATGACCTAAAGCACTTTATTGTCGAACGCATACGTAAATTTGATCGGGTGCGCCGCAAGGCTCGCAAACGGCGCAAGCGACGGCCCAAGCAAATGCTGGCAGCAGAGCAACTGCCATCGTGTGAACACGCCTCCCCAGTCCGCCCTCTGATTATCGCTATCCCCCCCTAA
- the LOC108164941 gene encoding antigen 5 like allergen Cul n 1, whose translation MQLRCIAMACLAMCACLVQAQDYCRAELCPVNTMHIGCRNRGNFSRSCPPDAARLDIHEAARKQVVHAHNTLRQKWASGGGDTVSRSACRMATISWDQELARLAELNTRQCLLEHDKCHNTLKYRNSGQNLYMAGFAGIIPSSVERILKRAMDDWAAEGSDITGRQLQAFHLSGPDVTHFAVMVNEANVAVGCAVTRFKQQNFHHFLVACNYGTGNELNKPVYSSCSVAGSGCQTKANPQYPALCSQEEQIQF comes from the exons ATGCAGCTCCGATGCATTGCCATGGCCTGCCTCGCGATGTGCGCCTGCCTCGTGCAGGCCCAGGACTACTGCCGGGCGGAGCTCTGCCCCGTAAACACCATGCACATTGGCTGCCGCAACCGTGGG AACTTTTCCCGTTCGTGTCCCCCCGACGCCGCTCGACTGGACATCCATGAGGCGGCCCGCAAGCAGGTGGTGCATGCGCACAACACCCTGCGCCAGAAGTGGGCCAGCGGGGGCGGCGACACTGTCTCGAGGTCCGCCTGCCGCATGGCCACCATTTCGTGGGACCAGGAGCTGGCCCGCCTGGCCGAACTCAATACCAGGCAGTGCCTCTTGGAGCACGACAAGTGCCACAACACGTTGAAGTACCGCAATTCCGGACAGAATCTCTATATGGCGGGATTCGCTGGGATCATTCCCAGCTCCGTGGAGAGGATACTCAAGCGAGCCATGGACGATTGGGCAGCCGAGGGTAGTGACATCACAGGAAGGCAGCTGCAAGCCTTCCACCTAAGCGGACC GGATGTAACCCACTTTGCGGTGATGGTCAATGAGGCGAACGTGGCCGTGGGCTGTGCCGTGACGCGATTCAAGCAACAAAACTTCCACCATTTCCTGGTTGCCTGCAACTATGGCACGGGCAACGAACTGAATAAGCCCGTGTACTCCTCCTGCTCGGTGGCAGGCAGCGGCTGCCAAACCAAGGCCAATCCCCAGTACCCCGCTCTTTGCTCACAGGAGGAGCAGATACAGTTCTAA
- the LOC108164940 gene encoding malonate--CoA ligase ACSF3, mitochondrial: MLPQVLRGFQRMAQWRPMPARSFCLDLVYKDDYVEKLRHSYYAEERNKMLLPAYKKAMLYPDDLAIRDSVGEFTYLQLYIAAKRLSKEISAICGSGTSSSVVFFCGSNAMWIVMLWSCWMSGQVAVPLRASSGLELVRLQAIDCKANLLIGSPENESVIQELSQTLKAATITLDHDFVPPMKDISSTSVYAKQLVNTEKPGVLMPEAMLPNEFYEKSMAMMLYTSNATNTCKPVMLTHRNVDAQTRCLIDTWRLGPNDTLLPVLPMLRQHMAIAAVLQVGGNVVLQQDFNASSVWDALLGVKMSTKKRCTCFLAMPIVYKQMIAEYQKMFIKDSLMVEYIKNHCSEKMRLMATAFAILPDSVFNGWRDITGHHILEYYGMLETGFVLGHAIEEGPKVLPKLVPQKRLPKPPPRSFPPNYKPGTLGSPLLGVTARLVSPTGKEIIKCHNHVGGPMKMGEAVSEAPNSPADPFDPTKTAANGELEIAFTVTGEEEKFIPTGDICAYYNDNFYFISQACDMITLGGLKVNSSEVKKVLLSHPKINDVSVLAIPNMVWGHRLFVVCAVSPDAALEVETIETYCEKQLPDFKCPYIVKVVVAK; this comes from the exons atGTTGCCCCAAGTGTTGCGTGGCTTCCAGCGTATGGCCCAGTGGCGCCCAATGCCGGCTCGTTCTTTCTGCTTAGATCTGGTCTACAAG GACGACTACGTTGAGAAGTTGCGGCACAGCTACTACGCGGAGGAGCGCAACAAAATGCTGCTGCCGGCGTACAAGAAGGCCATGCTGTATCCGGACGATCTGGCGATCAGAGATAGCGTTGGTGAATTTACGTACCTACAGCTATACATTGCGGCCAAGCGTCTATCAAAAGAGATCTCAGCTATATGCG GTAGCGGCACTTCGTCATCAGTTGTATTCTTCTGTGGGAGTAATGCCATGTGGATTGTGATGCTGTGGAGCTGCTGGATGTCCGGCCAGGTGGCAGTGCCACTGCGTGCAAGTTCGGGCCTGGAACTGGTGCGTCTCCAGGCTATCGACTGTAAGGCAAATCTGTTGATTGGCTCTCCTGAAAACGAGAGCGTTATCCAGGAACTGTCGCAGACCCTGAAGGCAGCCACCATTACGCTGGACCATGACTTTGTGCCGCCAATGAAGGACATCTCCTCCACGTCGGTATACGCCAAGCAGCTGGTGAACACCGAAAAGCCGGGCGTTCTGATGCCCGAGGCCATGCTGCCTAATGAATTTTACGAGAAGAGCATGGCCATGATGCTCTACACATCCAATGCGACCAACACTTGCAAGCCGGTGATGCTCACCCATCGCAATGTCGATGCCCAGACCCGATGCCTGATCGACACCTGGCGCCTGGGGCCCAACGACACCTTGCTGCCCGTTCTGCCAATGTTGCGCCAGCACATGGCCATTGCGGCGGTGCTTCAAGTCGGTGGCAATGTCGTACTCCAGCAGGACTTCAACGCCAGCAGCGTCTGGGACGCCCTGCTGGGCGTCAAAATGTCGACCAAGAAGCGCTGCACCTGCTTCTTGGCCATGCCCATCGTGTACAAGCAAATGATTGCAGAGTACCAAAAAATGTTCATCAAGGACTCGCTCATGGTCGAGTACATTAAGAATCACTGCAGCGAGAAGATGCGTCTAATGGCCACGGCCTTTGCCATCTTGCCGGATTCGGTGTTCAATGGCTGGCGCGACATCACCGGGCATCACATTCTGGAGTACTACGGCATGCTGGAGACGGGCTTCGTCCTGGGCCATGCCATCGAGGAGGGGCCAAAGGTGCTGCCCAAATTGGTTCCCCAAAAACGTCTACCCAAGCCACCACCCAGATCTTTTCCACCCAACTACAAGCCGGGCACCCTGGGCTCCCCTCTCCTGGGGGTAACTGCCCGGCTGGTGAGTCCAACGGGCAAGGAGATCATTAAGTGCCACAACCATGTCGGTGGGCCCATGAAAATGGGGGAGGCCGTGAGTGAGGCCCCTAACAGTCCTGCAGATCCTTTTGATCCCACCAAAACGGCTGCCAATGGAGAGCTGGAGATCGCCTTCACGGTCACGGGAGAGGAGGAGAAATTCATACCCACCGGCGACATATGCGCCTATTACAACGACAACTTTTACTTCATTAGCCAGGCGTGTGATATGATAACACTCGGCGGTCTCAAGGTGAACTCCTCCGAGGTGAAGAAGGTGCTGCTTTCGCATCCGAAAATCAACGATGTGTCCGTACTGGCCATCCCGAATATGGTGTGGGGCCATCGACTCTTTGTCGTTTGCGCTGTCTCGCCCGATGCCGCCCTTGAGGTGGAGACCATCGAGACATATTGCGAGAAACAATTGCCGGACTTCAAGTGTCCCTACATCGTAAAGGTGGTCGTCGCCAAGTAG
- the LOC108163060 gene encoding rho GTPase-activating protein gacZ yields MDVEIPVLAGYLNVPTQTGFSLNRISKKKPCSRYCLLFKASRHGIARLEMCENKDDKNPKIFTLENCVKITQDPPPDKLIHIVKHNGTLTVNTNSDEELKDWITALQTVAFCDTAAGGHAVHGGAIEEDNDLYCSSFDGLFMITLIPSEASIRCSIEPKTYMLQMTPTELQLKSEDLNVTIAMWPYRFIRKYGYRDGKFTFEAGRKCTTGEGVFTLDHTNPQEVFRCMSAKMKSMKKLISGDSLSTIECGENQFSAAAGMEPGSRSPLPPSPSSNPHAGEFEINSTQSCISLRGFISSNDSLNNFAASNGSGGAAAAGGAGGGVVTSVTLSVPPNSCSSNSSKHIPNKPPRKLGGLVPASGPGSQNHCDKYKNIVKYEPVAITTSSPSDANSKNGGGSGSSMVILKPPSPETTTSRSGSTSSISSTPPDLPLRNESTKPLLERDYECIENITEAWRTRGVGDVRHCERIPPILCDTSDFVRSRSGSTRKDLASQSSGSNTTKIIDIDIGEGVTSPTLAVTPNNSVGVLMSSSDSNYDRLDFLSPNNKTSSGYKTIVNVTLPGNRVRCSPPPPNEYELIASPDTESFRKADDSHLGYGVLRKSTSANNNNSNNNNNIGISSNNNSNATTNKSNNESALDHRSYNGLNYTIVSKPKRV; encoded by the exons ATGGATGTTGAAATACCTGTTTTGGCTGGATATCTTAATGTTCCAACACAAACTGGATTTTCGCTAAATCGCATCTCAAAAAAg AAACCATGCAGTCGATATTGCCTGCTGTTCAAGGCCAGTCGACATGGGATTGCCCGCCTGGAGATGTGCGAGAACAAGGACGATAAGAATCCCAAGATATTCACGCTCGAGAATTGTGTGAAGATCACACAGGACCCACCGCCGGACAAGCTCATTCACATTGTCAAGCACAATGGCACACTCACCGTCAACACCAACAGCGATGAGGAGCTAAAGGATTGGATCACAGCCCTCCAGACGGTCGCCTTCTGTGACACGGCAGCTGGAGGTCATGCCGTCCATGGCGGGGCCATCGAGGAGGATAACGACCTGTATTGCAGCTCATTT GATGGCCTGTTCATGATTACGCTGATACCCTCGGAGGCCTCCATACGCTGCAGCATCGAACCGAAGACGTACATGCTCCAGATGACGCCGACGGAGCTGCAACTGAAATCGGAGGATCTGAACGTAACGATTGCCATGTGGCCGTATCGATTCATACGAAAGTATGGCTACCGCGATGGAAAGTTCACCTTCGAGGCGGGCCGCAAGTGCACCACCGGCGAGGGGGTCTTCACGCTGGATCACACCAATCCGCAGGAGGTATTTCGCTGCATGTCCGCCAAGATGAAATCGATGAAGAAGCTGATCAGCGGCGACAGCCTCAGCACGATCGAGTGCGGTGAGAATCAGTTTAGTGCCGCCGCTGGCATGGAGCCGGGCTCTCGGAGCCCGTTGCCGCCATCGCCATCGAGCAATCCGCACGCTGGCGAATTCGAGATAAACTCCACACAGAGCTGCATATCGTTGCGGGGATTCATTAGCTCCAATGATTCGCTGAATAACTTTGCGGCGAGCAACGGCAGTGGAGGAGCGGCGGCAGCGGGCGGTGCTGGCGGTGGCGTCGTCACCTCGGTCACCCTCTCAGTGCCGCccaacagctgcagcagcaacagcagcaagcaCATTCCGAACAAGCCGCCGCGCAAGCTGGGTGGCTTGGTGCCTGCCAGCGGTCCTGGCAGCCAAAACCATTGTGATAAATACAAGAATATTGTGAAATATGAACCTGTTGCCATAACGACATCCTCGCCCTCGGATGCCAACAGTAAGAATGGCGGCGGTAGTGGCTCCTCAATGGTCATCCTCAAGCCGCCCTCGCCGGAGACCACCACATCGCGCTCTGGCAGCACCTCCAGCATCTCCAGCACACCGCCGGACCTGCCGCTGCGCAACGAGAGCACCAAGCCGCTGCTGGAGCGCGATTACGAGTGCATCGAGAACATTACGGAGGCATGGCGCACACGCGGAGTCGGCGACGTACGGCACTGCGAGCGCATACCCCCAATACTCTGCGACACATCGGATTTTGTCCGCTCGCGATCCGGATCCACGCGCAAGGATCTAGCGTCCCAGTCGAGTGGCAGCAACACCACCAAGATCATCGACATCGACATTGGCGAGGGCGTAACGTCCCCGACCCTGGCAGTAACGCCCAACAATTCCGTGGGTGTGCTGATGTCCTCGTCGGACTCCAACTACGATCGGCTGGACTTCCTTTCGCCCAACAATAAGACATCCAGCGGCTACAAGACCATCGTGAATGTGACGCTGCCCGGTAATCGAGTGCGCTGCAGTCCACCGCCGCCAAATGAATATGAATTGATCGCTAGTCCCGATACCGAGAGCTTTCGCAAGGCCGATGACAGCCATTTGGGGTATGGCGTTTTACGAAAATCAACGAGTGCCAATAATAAcaatagcaacaacaacaacaacattggAATCTctagcaacaacaacagcaatgcaACAAcgaacaaaagcaacaacgaATCTGCTCTAGATCATCGCAGCTATAATGGTCTGAACTATACGATTGTCAGCAAACCGAAAAGAGTGTGA